From the genome of Geminocystis herdmanii PCC 6308, one region includes:
- a CDS encoding response regulator, with translation MTSTPTPSNPIPFKEFTATKQTGFFENLKQPRFSGQLLLTGPRKTKWVFYLYLGRLVYATGGNHPVRRWRRNLVAHLSNIPSHMSAIQGDVDRLQLDDHNNCWEYELLCLWVDEQKITLEQAAKMIRQNIVEVLFDVTQAMQVTCELKQDKNLPFSTRLVLIDAEQVIIEAQKGWQGWQSAKIADRSPDMAPIITQPQELEQQTNPQIYQTLSQLLDGQQTLRDLSVRMKRDVVTVTRSLLPYVQRGLVRLIDIPDIDPPKLPQHNDYDDEAISNQKITIACVDDSPLICQTMEKIIGGAGYNFVGINDALRAIAILLSKKPDLIFLDLIMPNANGYEICSQLRKLTFFKHTPIVILTGNDGLVDRVRAKMVGSTDFITKPVDTALVLETIRKHLKLTVS, from the coding sequence ATGACTTCTACCCCAACCCCTTCTAATCCAATACCTTTTAAAGAGTTTACGGCTACAAAACAAACAGGGTTTTTTGAAAATTTAAAACAACCTCGTTTTAGTGGTCAACTTTTATTGACTGGTCCTAGAAAAACTAAGTGGGTATTCTATCTCTACTTAGGTCGTCTTGTCTATGCTACCGGAGGGAACCACCCTGTAAGAAGATGGAGACGTAATTTAGTTGCTCATTTGTCTAATATTCCTTCTCACATGAGTGCGATTCAAGGGGATGTCGATCGACTACAACTCGATGATCACAACAACTGTTGGGAATATGAATTATTATGCCTCTGGGTGGATGAGCAAAAAATTACCCTCGAACAAGCGGCAAAAATGATTCGTCAAAACATTGTTGAGGTACTTTTTGATGTTACTCAAGCAATGCAGGTAACTTGTGAACTAAAACAAGATAAAAATTTACCTTTTTCTACCCGTTTAGTTTTAATCGATGCGGAACAAGTAATTATTGAAGCACAAAAAGGATGGCAAGGGTGGCAGTCGGCTAAAATTGCCGATCGATCGCCTGATATGGCACCGATTATCACTCAACCTCAAGAATTAGAACAACAAACCAACCCTCAAATATATCAAACCCTCAGTCAATTATTAGATGGACAACAAACCCTGCGAGATTTGTCTGTCAGAATGAAAAGGGATGTTGTCACCGTAACTCGTTCTCTTTTACCCTATGTACAAAGAGGTTTAGTGCGTCTTATCGATATTCCTGATATTGATCCGCCAAAACTACCTCAACATAATGATTATGATGACGAAGCAATAAGTAATCAAAAAATTACCATCGCCTGTGTTGATGATAGTCCTTTAATTTGTCAAACTATGGAAAAAATTATTGGGGGTGCAGGTTATAACTTTGTGGGCATCAATGACGCTTTAAGGGCGATCGCCATTTTATTATCAAAAAAACCAGATTTAATCTTTTTAGATCTGATTATGCCCAATGCTAACGGTTACGAAATCTGTAGTCAACTGCGGAAACTAACCTTCTTTAAACATACCCCCATTGTGATTTTAACGGGTAATGATGGTTTAGTCGATCGAGTTAGAGCAAAAATGGTAGGCTCAACAGATTTCATCACGAAACCAGTGGACACAGCATTAGTCTTAGAAACCATAAGAAAACATCTCAAACTAACAGTATCATAA
- a CDS encoding response regulator transcription factor, translating to MGNALVVDDSSTERKILVGYLQELGITVSTAESGEEALDKLKGNIPDLIVLDVVLPGKSGFETCREVKGNSATAKIPIIICSTKGSEMDKFWGMKQGADAYIPKPVDKEEFFSTVKRLVK from the coding sequence ATGGGAAATGCTCTAGTTGTAGATGATTCTTCTACAGAAAGAAAAATATTAGTTGGTTACTTACAAGAATTAGGTATTACCGTTAGTACTGCTGAAAGTGGCGAAGAAGCCTTAGATAAATTAAAAGGGAATATTCCAGATTTAATTGTTCTCGATGTAGTATTACCCGGCAAAAGTGGGTTTGAAACCTGTAGAGAAGTAAAAGGTAATTCGGCTACCGCAAAAATTCCAATTATTATTTGTTCAACAAAAGGTAGTGAAATGGACAAATTTTGGGGCATGAAACAAGGTGCAGATGCTTACATCCCTAAACCCGTAGATAAAGAAGAATTTTTTTCTACCGTCAAAAGACTTGTTAAATAA
- a CDS encoding chemotaxis protein CheW gives MSEQKTLSLSQQKKNIVERQQFLRFVLLPDTNLMVSLSEIAAVLKIPFGQIVAIPEMPSWVMGVYNWRGEIVWMIDLGQLLGFTPWYQQSGVASHHKAVVIHPSSQDRKNRTSGDLVGLVVSDVNDIELCNTNELHSPPASAVTPELAPFLRGYWIKNNGDIVVTIDGDAIFAAMPKE, from the coding sequence ATGAGTGAACAAAAAACCCTTTCCTTATCTCAACAAAAAAAGAACATAGTCGAAAGACAACAATTTTTAAGATTTGTGTTATTGCCTGACACAAACTTAATGGTTTCACTCTCAGAAATTGCCGCCGTCTTAAAAATACCTTTTGGACAAATAGTAGCTATTCCAGAAATGCCCAGTTGGGTAATGGGAGTTTATAACTGGCGCGGGGAAATTGTTTGGATGATTGACTTAGGACAATTATTAGGTTTTACCCCTTGGTATCAACAATCGGGAGTAGCATCTCATCATAAAGCTGTGGTTATTCATCCTAGTAGTCAAGATCGTAAAAATAGGACTTCTGGGGATTTAGTGGGATTAGTGGTTAGTGATGTTAATGACATTGAACTATGCAACACTAATGAACTTCACTCTCCTCCAGCTTCTGCGGTTACTCCTGAATTAGCACCGTTTTTAAGGGGTTATTGGATCAAAAATAATGGGGATATTGTGGTAACGATCGACGGAGACGCTATTTTTGCGGCTATGCCGAAAGAGTAA
- the leuB gene encoding 3-isopropylmalate dehydrogenase, whose product MSKKYRITLLPGDGIGPEIMAVSVKVLEAVAQQCDMEFQFQEALIGGSAIDATGIPLPQETIDKCKASDAVLLAAIGGYKWDNLPREIRPETGLLGIRSALGLFANLRPATILPQLIDASSLKKEVVEGVDIMVVRELTGGIYFGQPKGIFTTETGEKRGVNTMAYTESEIDRIARVAFETAQKRQKRLCSVDKANVLDVSQLWRDRVIKMSEEYPDVELTHMYVDNAAMQLVRNPKQFDTIVTGNLFGDILSDAAAMLTGSIGMLPSASLGSQKPGLFEPVHGSAPDIAGEDKANPLAQVLSTAMMLRYGLNEPTPADKIEKAVLKVLDLGYRTGDIMSEGCKAVGCQGMGDALLSVL is encoded by the coding sequence ATGAGTAAAAAATATAGAATAACCTTATTACCCGGTGATGGTATTGGACCTGAAATTATGGCAGTAAGCGTCAAAGTTTTAGAAGCTGTGGCGCAACAATGCGATATGGAGTTTCAATTTCAAGAAGCGTTGATTGGGGGAAGTGCGATCGATGCTACAGGGATTCCATTACCCCAAGAAACCATAGATAAATGTAAAGCCAGTGATGCGGTATTATTAGCCGCCATCGGGGGTTATAAATGGGATAATTTGCCTCGTGAGATACGTCCAGAAACGGGATTATTAGGCATTCGCTCCGCTTTGGGATTATTTGCTAATTTACGCCCTGCGACAATTTTACCTCAATTAATCGATGCTTCCAGTTTGAAAAAAGAAGTAGTGGAAGGAGTGGATATTATGGTAGTGAGGGAGTTAACGGGAGGTATCTACTTCGGGCAACCTAAAGGCATTTTCACCACCGAAACGGGGGAAAAACGAGGAGTAAATACAATGGCTTACACTGAGTCAGAGATCGATCGAATTGCAAGGGTAGCCTTTGAAACAGCACAAAAACGCCAAAAAAGATTATGCTCAGTGGACAAAGCAAACGTTTTAGATGTCTCTCAATTATGGCGCGATCGAGTCATCAAAATGTCAGAGGAATATCCCGATGTGGAATTAACTCATATGTACGTTGACAATGCGGCGATGCAGTTAGTGCGCAATCCCAAACAATTTGATACGATCGTAACGGGTAACTTATTCGGTGATATTCTTTCTGATGCGGCGGCTATGTTAACGGGTAGTATTGGAATGTTGCCTTCGGCGAGTTTAGGCAGTCAAAAACCCGGTTTATTTGAGCCTGTACACGGTTCAGCCCCTGATATTGCAGGAGAAGACAAAGCAAATCCATTGGCTCAAGTATTAAGTACCGCTATGATGTTACGTTACGGATTAAATGAACCTACTCCTGCGGATAAAATCGAGAAAGCCGTGTTGAAAGTCCTAGATTTAGGCTATCGCACGGGAGATATTATGTCAGAAGGATGTAAAGCCGTGGGTTGTCAAGGCATGGGTGACGCTTTACTATCAGTTTTATAG
- a CDS encoding RNA-guided endonuclease InsQ/TnpB family protein gives MLKVVKVRIYPDTSQKVLLASAFGSCRWVWNHFLNLINETYKATGKGLSSYDVKKLLPQLKKQEDTAWLSETYSQCLQQVCLNLGVAFNNFFEKRAKYPNFKCKHGKQSLQYPANVKIENDCLNVPKIGLIYTKFHRIIEGTIKTVTITKNCCNQYYASILVDDGKDKPEQSFLGKAIGIDLGLTHFAITSDGSKFNNPKILKKHEVNLKRKQQQLSRKQKGSNNRNKSRLKVARVHKKITNCREDFLHKLSRRVVNENQVIAVENLNVKGMMQNHCLAKAIQQVGWGQFCTMLKYKAEQEGKVYIEVNRFFPSSKTCHVCLNKIGSLPLDVRYWTCLKCGTKHDRDINAAINIRDEAMRIIQTSGTGDKAYRQTVSRSNRGRKKSTTVLVSG, from the coding sequence ATGCTTAAAGTTGTCAAAGTCAGAATTTATCCAGATACATCTCAAAAAGTGCTTCTAGCGTCAGCTTTTGGCTCTTGCAGATGGGTGTGGAATCATTTTCTTAATTTGATCAATGAAACTTACAAAGCCACAGGTAAAGGATTATCTAGTTATGATGTCAAAAAGTTACTTCCTCAATTAAAGAAACAGGAAGACACTGCTTGGTTATCAGAAACTTATTCTCAATGTTTACAACAAGTTTGTTTGAATTTGGGTGTCGCTTTCAATAATTTCTTTGAGAAAAGAGCAAAATATCCTAATTTTAAATGTAAGCATGGTAAGCAATCTTTACAATATCCAGCAAATGTTAAGATAGAAAATGACTGTTTAAATGTTCCTAAAATTGGTTTAATTTATACAAAATTTCATCGTATTATTGAGGGAACAATTAAGACTGTTACTATTACTAAAAACTGCTGTAATCAATACTATGCTTCTATCTTAGTTGATGATGGTAAAGATAAACCTGAACAATCATTTCTAGGTAAAGCCATTGGAATTGATTTGGGTTTAACTCATTTTGCAATTACAAGTGATGGGAGTAAATTTAATAATCCTAAAATACTGAAAAAACATGAAGTTAATTTAAAGAGAAAACAGCAACAATTATCTAGGAAACAAAAGGGTTCAAATAACCGAAATAAGTCAAGATTAAAAGTTGCTAGAGTCCATAAAAAAATCACTAATTGCCGTGAGGATTTTCTGCACAAACTATCTCGCAGGGTAGTAAACGAAAACCAAGTTATTGCAGTAGAGAATCTGAATGTTAAAGGTATGATGCAAAATCATTGTCTCGCCAAAGCTATACAACAAGTAGGTTGGGGACAATTTTGCACGATGCTTAAATATAAAGCAGAACAGGAAGGAAAAGTTTACATTGAAGTGAACAGATTTTTCCCAAGTTCAAAAACTTGTCATGTATGCTTAAACAAAATAGGTAGCTTACCACTAGATGTAAGATATTGGACTTGTTTAAAATGTGGCACAAAGCATGACAGAGACATAAATGCGGCAATTAATATCCGAGATGAAGCTATGCGAATAATACAGACCTCTGGAACGGGGGATAAAGCCTATCGTCAAACTGTAAGTCGTAGCAATAGAGGACGTAAGAAATCTACTACTGTGCTAGTTTCTGGGTAG
- a CDS encoding type II toxin-antitoxin system VapC family toxin has protein sequence MNYDYLFDTNIISALVKNPRSCVFDKIKEVGEDKICTSIIVACELKFGAMKKKSPQLIQRIETILSSINILSLKPPVQEYYGKIRAELESKGTPIGANDLLIGVHALCLNLTVITDNSELPYTKSKIMV, from the coding sequence ATGAACTATGATTATTTGTTTGATACCAATATTATTTCTGCATTAGTCAAAAATCCCAGAAGTTGCGTATTTGATAAAATCAAAGAAGTGGGAGAAGATAAAATTTGTACCAGTATTATTGTCGCCTGTGAGTTAAAATTTGGAGCGATGAAAAAAAAATCTCCTCAACTAATACAAAGAATTGAAACTATTTTATCTAGTATTAATATACTATCTTTAAAACCCCCTGTTCAAGAATACTATGGTAAAATTCGTGCAGAATTAGAAAGTAAAGGTACACCTATTGGTGCTAATGATTTATTAATTGGTGTTCATGCTCTGTGTTTAAATTTAACAGTGATAACTGATAATAGTGAACTACCATACACCAAATCAAAGATTATGGTGTAG
- a CDS encoding type II toxin-antitoxin system RelB/DinJ family antitoxin: MSKTATVRARIEPELKETVENIFQQLGLTTTEAIILFYKQVQLQRGLPFEVKIPNQITRMTLEKTEDMFRQLVHKPDDKLMIECYPKKSLLEVLSNLEPLEEDFPDIEQDLLPLDDIEI, from the coding sequence ATGAGTAAAACGGCAACAGTAAGGGCAAGAATCGAACCAGAATTAAAAGAAACCGTTGAGAATATCTTTCAACAGTTAGGATTAACCACCACGGAAGCAATTATTTTGTTTTATAAACAAGTACAATTACAACGGGGATTGCCTTTTGAAGTCAAAATTCCGAATCAAATAACGAGAATGACATTAGAAAAAACAGAGGATATGTTTCGGCAATTAGTACATAAACCCGATGATAAACTTATGATTGAATGTTATCCGAAAAAATCTTTATTAGAAGTTCTTTCAAACCTCGAACCTTTAGAAGAAGATTTCCCTGATATTGAGCAAGATTTATTACCGTTAGATGATATTGAAATATAA
- the sufD gene encoding Fe-S cluster assembly protein SufD yields MKNSIAILTPDTFKMTKDAYLGGLLQLSENQPLNIKGELGSHLEKIRQKSANEVVQLNLPTNQDENWRFTDLSDLIKQDWHSSTATELNKIILEGFALTEASHSRLVFVNGYYAPNLSDITALPNTVYVGNLANLPQDKVSKISNYLGKNDAEKEVFTALNTSGLTDAFVIWVEKNINIETPIHLLHLTARDNLSILTQPRILVVGEANSSFNFIEYYGAIASGCSDSAKQQYYFTNVVTEITLENNAQINHNRIQRESGDGFHIANTIVNQARNSRYTINEVSLGGKLYRHNLQINQEGEQTETSLNGLTMLQGKQMGDTHSQVNLSKPHGTVNQLHKYIIDDSGRGVFNGRINVPKLAQLTNASQLNRNLLLSDKARINTKPELQITADNVKCAHGATVSQLEADEIFYLRSRGLNEYDARHLLIDAFAGEIIEKLPYESLKQRLTQCVACRTIDN; encoded by the coding sequence ATGAAAAACTCGATCGCAATATTAACACCAGATACATTTAAAATGACAAAAGACGCTTATCTGGGGGGATTATTACAACTAAGTGAAAATCAACCCTTGAATATCAAAGGAGAATTAGGTAGTCACCTTGAGAAAATTCGTCAAAAATCCGCTAATGAAGTGGTGCAGTTAAATCTTCCGACAAATCAAGATGAAAACTGGCGTTTCACCGACTTATCCGACTTGATTAAACAAGATTGGCATTCTTCCACAGCCACAGAATTAAACAAGATTATCTTAGAAGGATTTGCTTTAACCGAAGCCTCTCATTCTCGTTTAGTGTTTGTTAATGGTTATTATGCCCCCAACTTGTCAGATATTACTGCTTTACCTAATACTGTCTATGTGGGCAATCTAGCTAATTTACCCCAAGATAAAGTTAGTAAAATTAGTAATTATTTAGGCAAAAATGACGCAGAAAAGGAAGTTTTCACCGCTTTAAATACTTCTGGATTAACCGATGCTTTTGTTATTTGGGTTGAAAAAAATATCAATATAGAAACTCCCATTCATCTCTTACACTTAACCGCTAGAGATAATTTATCAATCTTGACTCAACCTCGTATTTTAGTAGTGGGAGAGGCTAATTCTAGTTTTAATTTTATCGAATATTATGGGGCGATCGCTTCGGGATGTTCTGACTCAGCAAAACAACAATATTATTTTACTAACGTGGTGACAGAAATCACCTTAGAAAATAACGCACAAATCAATCATAATCGTATTCAAAGAGAATCAGGAGACGGTTTTCATATTGCTAATACGATCGTAAATCAAGCAAGAAATAGTCGTTATACCATCAATGAAGTTAGTTTAGGGGGAAAATTATATCGTCATAACCTCCAGATTAACCAAGAAGGAGAGCAAACGGAAACTTCTCTTAATGGTTTAACCATGTTGCAAGGGAAACAAATGGGAGATACTCATTCTCAAGTAAATTTGAGCAAACCTCACGGCACAGTTAACCAACTCCATAAATATATCATTGATGATAGTGGGCGAGGAGTCTTTAACGGTAGAATAAATGTACCAAAATTGGCTCAATTAACCAATGCTTCGCAACTTAACCGCAATTTATTGTTATCTGATAAGGCAAGAATTAACACCAAGCCTGAGTTACAAATTACTGCGGATAATGTGAAATGTGCGCATGGTGCAACAGTTAGTCAATTAGAAGCAGACGAGATTTTTTATCTGCGTAGTCGTGGCTTAAACGAATATGACGCTAGACATCTGTTAATTGATGCCTTTGCAGGGGAGATTATTGAAAAATTGCCTTACGAATCGCTGAAACAAAGATTAACTCAATGTGTGGCTTGTCGAACTATTGACAATTAG
- the sufC gene encoding Fe-S cluster assembly ATPase SufC, which produces MNQPILSIRNLTASVDGTPILKGVNLEINAGEIHAIMGRNGSGKSTFSKVLTGHPEYEVTGGEVIYLGENLLEKEPEERALAGIFLAFQYPLEIPGVSNLDFLRVAYNARCKHLGLEELDAFDFEDLVEQKLDIVKMNSAFLARSLNEGFSGGEKKRNEILQMALLEPTLGILDEIDSGLDIDALRIVSEGVNQLRKPDNAFLLITHYQRLLDYITPDFVHVMYQGKIVMSGDKNLALELEAKGYDFLDEEELALVN; this is translated from the coding sequence ATGAATCAACCTATACTATCAATTCGTAACTTAACCGCCAGTGTCGATGGCACACCTATCTTAAAAGGAGTCAACTTAGAAATCAACGCTGGAGAAATACACGCTATTATGGGGCGTAATGGCTCAGGAAAAAGCACCTTTTCTAAAGTGTTAACAGGGCATCCAGAGTATGAAGTAACAGGGGGAGAGGTAATTTATCTAGGGGAAAACTTACTAGAAAAAGAGCCTGAAGAAAGGGCATTAGCGGGTATTTTCTTAGCCTTTCAATACCCCTTAGAAATTCCCGGAGTTAGTAACCTAGACTTTTTAAGGGTAGCCTATAACGCTCGTTGCAAACATTTAGGCTTAGAAGAATTAGACGCTTTCGACTTTGAAGATTTAGTCGAGCAAAAATTAGACATAGTAAAAATGAACTCAGCCTTTTTAGCAAGAAGTTTAAACGAAGGCTTCTCAGGGGGGGAGAAAAAACGCAACGAGATATTGCAAATGGCTTTATTAGAGCCAACTTTAGGCATTTTAGACGAAATCGACTCAGGTTTAGACATTGACGCATTGCGCATCGTTTCCGAGGGGGTAAACCAACTGAGAAAACCTGACAACGCCTTTTTATTAATTACCCATTATCAAAGACTCCTCGATTATATTACTCCAGATTTTGTTCATGTAATGTATCAAGGAAAAATCGTCATGAGTGGAGACAAAAATCTTGCTTTGGAATTAGAAGCTAAAGGATATGATTTCCTCGATGAAGAAGAATTAGCCTTAGTCAATTAA
- the ruvX gene encoding Holliday junction resolvase RuvX gives MDRIAVLGLDIGLKRVGVAGCDGLGLLARELTTVHRTSFVNDVDAFRQLVKEREATLLVVGIPYTMNGEIGFQAKQVIKYAKRLSKALNLPLEFVDERLTSLEAEEQLRDSKRYSSYDKGSIDRRAAAIILQQWLDARIKN, from the coding sequence ATGGATAGAATTGCCGTATTAGGATTAGATATTGGTTTAAAAAGAGTTGGGGTTGCAGGTTGTGATGGTTTAGGCTTATTAGCTAGGGAATTAACCACAGTTCATCGTACTTCTTTTGTAAATGATGTCGATGCTTTTCGTCAATTGGTAAAGGAAAGGGAAGCAACCTTATTAGTCGTAGGTATTCCTTATACCATGAATGGAGAGATCGGTTTTCAGGCGAAACAGGTGATAAAATATGCAAAACGACTTAGTAAAGCCTTAAATTTACCCTTAGAATTTGTGGATGAAAGATTGACTTCCCTTGAAGCAGAAGAACAATTAAGGGATAGTAAAAGGTATTCTTCCTATGATAAGGGATCGATCGATCGACGAGCTGCGGCTATAATTTTACAACAATGGTTAGATGCAAGAATTAAGAATTAA
- a CDS encoding EAL domain-containing protein, with protein MNNLDQKTNHLLLLFPDNPSEKKVLSLTESIYSVGRHSDSTIKLNSSSISRHHATLIRKDLGETENIYILIDGDLKGQRSQNGILVNGKKTIHHRLEDGDVIIFGENEHKAIYKQENNLEKIKVDSLSNLSSEKLIKNIDSSSKISRERLQDTLVISEENLQENLTNKDINRLASFPELSPNPILEFDFDGNITYTNPAANLCFSDFLTTSTNSNPLIAGLSDKPTDSSGGLIIREIKIEDRYFEQYVHYLSKQNVIRTYIFDITERKNSEEKLKYQAFHDTLTGIPNRDFFYWKLAKFLQKRQKNKEKLAVLFIDIDRFKNINETLNHTTGDKLLESFAQRLTSCLPSYCFLSRWGGDEFTLIIPLDENLLTAKNIAEIIINSLKNPFLIAKYTIYVTCSIGIATYPDDGLEEKQLIKNADIALFRAKQMGKNNFQFYTTQLSQEQMLLFELENGLYNALENHELFLNFQPQFNLKTNMMSGVEVLLRWLHPTLGAISPAKFIPLAEETGLIISIGEWVLEKACMEGKKWQDLGYLPLLIAVNVSGKQFQQENFIEQVKYILNKTKFDPNYLEIEITETILMQDVEKTDLIIRELSALGVKFSLDDFGTGYSSLSYLKKFPFDTIKIDQSFVRDLDVNKQDQALVSAVITLAKGYNMKVVAEGVETENQKSLLKKLNCDIIQGWLVSKPLKQGDFSNFLTKYTKDIQFDIRSFNQSL; from the coding sequence ATGAATAATTTAGATCAGAAAACAAATCATTTATTATTATTATTTCCCGATAATCCATCAGAAAAAAAAGTGCTGTCTTTAACAGAGAGTATTTATTCTGTTGGTCGTCATTCTGATAGTACAATAAAATTAAATTCTTCATCTATTTCCAGACATCATGCGACTTTAATTAGAAAAGATTTAGGAGAAACCGAGAATATATATATATTAATTGACGGAGATTTAAAAGGTCAAAGAAGTCAAAATGGTATCTTAGTTAACGGCAAAAAAACCATACATCATCGATTAGAAGATGGTGACGTAATTATCTTTGGAGAAAATGAACATAAAGCTATTTATAAACAAGAAAATAATTTAGAAAAAATAAAAGTTGATTCTTTATCTAATTTATCTTCAGAAAAATTGATCAAGAATATTGATTCATCAAGTAAAATAAGTCGAGAAAGATTACAAGATACCCTAGTTATTTCTGAAGAAAATTTACAAGAAAATTTAACGAATAAAGATATTAACAGATTAGCTTCTTTTCCAGAATTATCACCGAATCCGATTCTTGAATTTGACTTTGATGGTAATATAACCTATACAAATCCAGCCGCTAATTTATGTTTTTCAGACTTCTTAACAACCTCAACAAATTCTAATCCTTTGATAGCTGGTTTAAGTGATAAACCTACTGACAGCAGTGGAGGATTAATTATCAGAGAAATAAAAATTGAAGATCGATATTTTGAGCAATATGTTCATTATTTATCTAAACAAAATGTGATTAGAACTTATATTTTTGATATAACAGAACGTAAAAATTCCGAAGAAAAATTAAAATATCAAGCCTTTCATGATACTTTAACAGGCATTCCTAATCGAGATTTTTTTTATTGGAAATTAGCTAAATTTTTGCAAAAAAGACAAAAAAATAAAGAGAAATTAGCGGTTTTATTTATTGACATCGATCGATTTAAAAATATAAACGAAACGCTTAATCACACAACGGGAGATAAATTATTAGAAAGTTTTGCTCAACGTTTAACATCCTGTTTACCATCCTATTGTTTTTTATCCCGTTGGGGAGGAGATGAATTTACCCTAATTATACCCTTAGACGAAAATTTATTGACAGCAAAAAATATTGCAGAAATTATTATTAATAGCCTCAAAAATCCTTTTTTAATAGCAAAATATACTATTTACGTTACTTGCAGTATTGGCATTGCCACTTATCCTGATGATGGTTTAGAAGAAAAACAGTTAATCAAAAATGCAGACATTGCCTTATTTAGAGCAAAACAAATGGGGAAAAATAATTTTCAGTTTTATACAACTCAATTAAGTCAAGAACAAATGTTATTATTTGAGTTAGAAAATGGGTTATATAATGCCCTAGAAAATCATGAATTATTTTTAAATTTTCAACCCCAATTTAACTTAAAAACGAATATGATGTCAGGGGTAGAAGTCTTATTAAGATGGCTACATCCCACTTTAGGAGCGATTTCACCTGCCAAATTTATTCCCTTAGCAGAAGAAACAGGGTTAATTATTTCTATCGGAGAATGGGTATTAGAAAAAGCCTGTATGGAAGGAAAAAAATGGCAAGATTTAGGCTATTTACCCTTACTAATTGCGGTTAATGTTTCGGGAAAACAATTTCAACAGGAAAATTTTATTGAGCAAGTAAAATATATTTTAAACAAGACAAAATTTGATCCTAACTATTTAGAAATAGAAATTACGGAAACTATTTTAATGCAAGATGTGGAAAAAACAGATTTAATTATTAGAGAATTATCAGCTTTAGGAGTAAAGTTTTCTTTAGATGATTTTGGTACGGGTTATTCTTCTCTTAGTTACCTCAAAAAATTTCCTTTTGATACTATTAAAATAGATCAATCTTTTGTGAGAGATTTAGATGTAAATAAACAAGATCAAGCCTTAGTTTCTGCGGTAATTACTTTAGCTAAAGGCTATAATATGAAAGTGGTTGCTGAGGGTGTAGAAACAGAGAATCAAAAATCATTATTAAAAAAATTAAACTGTGATATAATTCAGGGCTGGTTAGTTAGTAAACCGTTAAAACAGGGAGATTTTTCTAATTTTTTAACGAAATATACTAAAGATATTCAATTTGATATTCGATCGTTCAATCAAAGTTTATGA